Proteins encoded by one window of Lutibacter sp. A64:
- a CDS encoding methylmalonyl-CoA mutase family protein — protein MSNFLTNEFQTSSAAAWKQKIQFELDGADYNKTLLTKTTEGITIKPFYHADTFEKVVVPTPETGFKTCKTIVITSETTANSEAQSAIKKGITAILFKATQAFNTLEVFKNLLKINIEFHFDLNFLSENFINELYNTLQAETFYLNIDPIGNLTKTGNWFKTSNNNFSLLESFIKNNPKTFILSVDAITYQNAGANTTQQIAYALAHANEYLTKYGSEIANTIQFKFSIGSNYFFEIAKIRAFRYLYNLILSNYNTSAIAKIYTTPSLRNKTLFNTSINTFRLTSETVSAVLGGANTINIDEYNSSHKFTEDQQQLLDLIQQFKDKKDTTEDSYYIESLTKQLAEKALLIFKDIEKSGGFLNQLKEGTIQRKIAENAQKEQLEFDSKLFLDKTESNLKPTLIENTKNKPQKTLITPILSKRLSEKVEQKIRKNEA, from the coding sequence ATGTCTAATTTTTTAACAAATGAATTTCAAACAAGTTCTGCGGCCGCTTGGAAACAAAAAATTCAATTTGAATTAGACGGAGCAGATTACAACAAAACACTTTTAACAAAAACAACTGAAGGTATTACAATAAAACCCTTTTACCATGCAGACACTTTTGAAAAAGTAGTTGTTCCAACACCCGAAACAGGTTTTAAAACCTGTAAAACCATTGTTATAACATCAGAAACCACAGCTAATTCTGAAGCACAATCAGCTATAAAAAAAGGCATAACCGCAATTTTATTTAAAGCTACACAAGCTTTTAATACTTTAGAAGTATTTAAAAATTTATTGAAAATTAATATTGAATTTCATTTTGATTTAAACTTTTTATCTGAAAACTTCATCAATGAACTTTATAACACTTTACAAGCTGAAACTTTTTATTTAAATATTGATCCTATTGGTAATTTAACCAAAACCGGAAACTGGTTTAAAACGTCTAATAACAATTTTTCATTACTTGAAAGTTTTATAAAAAACAACCCTAAAACATTTATTTTAAGCGTTGATGCAATCACATACCAAAATGCTGGCGCTAATACCACACAACAAATTGCCTACGCGCTAGCGCATGCAAATGAATATTTAACAAAATACGGTAGCGAAATTGCAAATACCATTCAATTTAAATTTTCCATAGGAAGCAATTATTTTTTTGAAATAGCTAAAATTAGAGCTTTTCGATACCTTTATAATTTAATATTAAGCAACTACAATACTTCTGCCATTGCTAAAATTTACACAACACCAAGTTTAAGAAATAAAACTTTATTCAACACTTCAATAAACACATTTCGTTTAACATCCGAAACTGTAAGTGCTGTTTTAGGAGGTGCAAATACAATTAACATAGATGAATATAATAGTTCGCATAAATTCACCGAAGATCAACAACAACTCTTAGACCTTATACAGCAGTTTAAAGATAAAAAAGATACCACTGAAGACTCTTACTATATTGAATCTTTAACCAAACAATTAGCAGAAAAAGCTTTACTAATTTTTAAGGATATTGAAAAAAGTGGTGGTTTTTTAAATCAATTAAAAGAAGGAACTATACAACGAAAAATAGCAGAAAACGCTCAAAAAGAACAACTCGAATTTGACTCTAAACTTTTTTTAGATAAAACAGAGAGCAACTTAAAACCTACTTTAATAGAAAACACAAAAAACAAACCGCAAAAAACATTAATAACTCCAATACTTTCTAAAAGATTATCTGAAAAGGTGGAACAAAAAATAAGAAAAAATGAAGCGTAA
- a CDS encoding FtsB family cell division protein, protein MKLKQFLNKPIVKFISNKYVLILVTFIIWMTFFDENSWLNHREFNLEIEKLKSEKEYYINEIKKDDELIKNLDDTEELEKFAREEYKMKKENEEIYIIQYDTIAK, encoded by the coding sequence ATGAAATTAAAGCAGTTTCTAAACAAACCAATTGTAAAATTCATCTCAAACAAATATGTGTTAATTCTAGTAACATTTATAATTTGGATGACCTTTTTTGATGAAAATTCTTGGCTTAACCATAGAGAGTTTAACCTAGAAATTGAAAAACTTAAAAGCGAAAAAGAGTATTATATTAATGAAATTAAAAAAGACGACGAATTAATTAAAAACCTTGATGATACTGAAGAATTAGAAAAATTTGCTAGAGAAGAATACAAAATGAAAAAAGAAAACGAAGAAATTTATATCATACAATATGACACCATAGCAAAATAA
- the udk gene encoding uridine kinase — protein MLIIGIAGGTGSGKTTVVNQILNELPADEVCVISQDSYYHATHNLSYEERKKINFDHPKAIDFDLLVSHLKALRKGEIIEQPVYSFVTHDRTIDTLITHPRKVIIVEGILIFNNKELRDIFDIKIFVHADTDERLIRRVRRDIEERGRDVNEVLTRYQNTLKPMHQQFIEPTKNYADIIIPNDRYNTVAIDIVRTVISHKL, from the coding sequence ATGTTAATAATAGGAATTGCCGGAGGAACAGGAAGTGGTAAAACAACCGTAGTAAACCAAATACTAAACGAATTACCCGCAGATGAAGTTTGTGTTATTTCACAAGACTCATACTACCATGCAACTCATAATTTAAGTTATGAAGAACGAAAAAAAATTAATTTTGACCACCCAAAAGCTATCGATTTCGATTTATTGGTAAGTCACTTAAAAGCACTTAGAAAAGGAGAAATTATTGAGCAACCCGTCTATTCTTTTGTTACCCACGACCGCACTATAGACACGCTAATTACACACCCACGGAAAGTAATAATTGTTGAAGGAATTTTAATTTTTAACAACAAAGAATTACGCGATATTTTCGATATTAAAATATTTGTTCATGCAGATACTGACGAACGTTTAATTAGAAGGGTTAGGCGAGATATTGAAGAACGAGGCAGAGATGTAAATGAAGTATTAACACGATACCAAAACACTCTAAAACCTATGCATCAACAATTTATTGAACCAACTAAAAACTATGCAGACATTATTATTCCAAACGACAGATACAATACCGTAGCTATCGACATCGTTAGAACCGTTATAAGTCATAAATTGTAA
- the rfbD gene encoding dTDP-4-dehydrorhamnose reductase, protein MNNVLITGANGQLGISLQSIAENYPNYTCFFATKSVLDISDFNAVSNFVNENKINIIINCAAYTAVDKAEDEFGLATEINHLAVENLAEVSKKYTIKLIHISTDYVFDGYSKIPYLETATTNPTNNYGKSKLEGENALLKVNPENSVIIRTSWLYSLHGTNFVKTMLRLFKSNKTVKVVSDQIGSPTNANDLANFLFTIIPSIKNKEVETYHYSNKGTCSWFQFAQEIAKITNSECTIVPILSKDFNSKVKRPKYSLLNTDKVQQVFKVEILSWQDSLKQCLNKIK, encoded by the coding sequence ATGAATAATGTTTTAATAACGGGTGCAAATGGTCAATTAGGGATTTCTTTACAAAGTATTGCAGAAAATTATCCGAATTATACTTGTTTTTTTGCAACTAAAAGTGTGTTAGATATTTCAGATTTTAATGCTGTTTCAAATTTTGTTAACGAGAATAAAATAAATATAATTATTAACTGTGCAGCATATACTGCTGTAGATAAGGCAGAAGATGAATTTGGCTTAGCAACTGAAATTAATCATTTGGCAGTAGAAAATTTAGCAGAAGTTTCTAAAAAGTATACTATTAAATTAATTCATATTTCAACAGATTATGTTTTTGATGGATATTCAAAAATACCTTATCTAGAAACAGCTACTACAAACCCTACAAATAATTATGGTAAGTCTAAATTAGAGGGTGAAAACGCTTTGTTGAAAGTAAATCCAGAAAATTCGGTGATTATAAGAACATCTTGGTTGTATTCTTTACACGGAACAAATTTTGTAAAAACTATGTTAAGGTTATTTAAAAGTAATAAAACTGTAAAAGTAGTTTCAGATCAAATAGGTTCTCCAACAAATGCTAATGATTTGGCAAATTTTTTATTTACAATAATTCCAAGTATAAAAAATAAAGAAGTTGAAACATATCATTATTCAAATAAAGGAACTTGTAGCTGGTTTCAATTTGCACAAGAAATAGCAAAAATAACCAATAGTGAGTGTACTATAGTTCCAATTTTATCAAAAGATTTTAATTCAAAAGTAAAAAGGCCAAAATATAGTTTGTTAAATACTGATAAAGTACAGCAAGTATTTAAAGTTGAAATACTATCTTGGCAAGATTCTTTAAAACAATGTTTAAATAAAATTAAGTAA
- the rfbA gene encoding glucose-1-phosphate thymidylyltransferase RfbA codes for MKGIILAGGSGTRLYPITKGTSKQLLAIYDKPMIYYPLSILMLSGITEILIISTPQDLPNFKKLLGNGKSIGMRFEYVEQPSPDGLAQAFILGEKFIGDDDVCLILGDNIFYGAGMEKRLNDAVLSVKENKKATIFGYYVQDPNRYGVAEFDAEKNVLSIEEKPEKPKSNYAVVGLYFYPNSVVKIAKNIKPSKRGELEITTVNQTYLEQKNLKLELLGRGYAWLDTGTQDSLLEASNFIQTIEKRQGLKIACIEEIAFQMGYINKEELLLLAEEYKNNSYGQYLLNLARR; via the coding sequence ATGAAAGGAATAATTTTAGCAGGGGGTTCAGGAACACGCTTATATCCAATAACTAAAGGTACTTCAAAACAATTGTTGGCTATTTATGATAAGCCTATGATTTATTATCCGCTTTCTATTTTAATGCTTTCTGGAATAACAGAAATATTAATAATTTCAACTCCTCAAGATTTACCGAATTTTAAAAAATTATTGGGAAATGGTAAATCCATTGGAATGCGGTTTGAATATGTTGAACAGCCATCTCCAGATGGATTAGCACAAGCGTTTATTTTAGGAGAAAAATTTATTGGAGATGATGATGTTTGTTTAATTCTAGGAGATAATATTTTTTATGGTGCAGGTATGGAAAAGCGTTTAAACGATGCTGTTTTATCTGTAAAAGAAAATAAGAAAGCAACAATTTTTGGGTATTATGTGCAAGATCCAAATAGATATGGAGTCGCAGAATTTGATGCAGAAAAAAATGTATTAAGCATTGAAGAGAAACCAGAAAAACCTAAAAGCAATTATGCTGTTGTGGGCTTGTATTTTTATCCGAATAGTGTAGTTAAAATTGCTAAAAATATAAAGCCAAGTAAACGTGGCGAATTAGAAATTACAACGGTAAACCAAACCTATTTAGAACAGAAAAATTTAAAATTAGAATTGTTAGGAAGAGGTTATGCTTGGTTAGATACGGGAACTCAAGATTCTCTTTTAGAGGCTTCTAATTTTATTCAAACTATTGAAAAACGACAAGGTTTAAAAATTGCTTGTATAGAAGAAATTGCTTTTCAAATGGGCTATATAAATAAGGAAGAGTTATTGTTACTAGCAGAAGAATATAAAAATAATAGTTACGGCCAGTATTTATTGAATTTAGCAAGGCGATGA
- the rfbC gene encoding dTDP-4-dehydrorhamnose 3,5-epimerase yields the protein MEFIRTNIPEVVLCKPTVFKDDRGYFYEVFKKESFEKFIGYSVDFCQDNEAKSSKGVLRGLHYQLPPFAQSKLVRVIKGKVLDVVVDIRKNSKTFGEKVIVELSEENKHQLFVPKGFAHGYLTLSDDTIFCYKVDAYYNKKAERGILYNDQELAIDWGFSEDKLIISEKDKVQVPFNKADLFEPTFKMYE from the coding sequence ATGGAATTTATAAGAACAAATATACCAGAAGTAGTACTTTGTAAACCAACTGTTTTTAAAGATGATAGAGGTTATTTTTATGAAGTTTTTAAAAAAGAGTCTTTTGAAAAATTTATTGGTTATAGCGTAGATTTTTGTCAAGATAATGAAGCAAAATCTTCAAAAGGAGTACTGCGTGGTTTGCATTATCAATTACCACCTTTTGCACAATCTAAATTGGTGCGAGTTATAAAAGGAAAAGTATTGGATGTGGTAGTTGATATTAGAAAAAACTCTAAAACATTTGGCGAGAAAGTTATTGTTGAATTAAGTGAAGAAAATAAACACCAACTTTTTGTTCCTAAAGGATTTGCACACGGGTATTTAACTTTAAGCGATGATACTATTTTCTGTTATAAAGTAGATGCTTATTACAATAAAAAAGCAGAAAGAGGTATTTTGTATAACGACCAAGAACTTGCTATTGATTGGGGTTTTTCTGAAGATAAGTTAATTATTTCAGAAAAAGATAAAGTACAAGTGCCTTTTAACAAAGCCGATTTATTTGAACCAACTTTTAAGATGTATGAATAA